One window from the genome of Sulfodiicoccus acidiphilus encodes:
- a CDS encoding winged helix-turn-helix domain-containing protein: MVGKGGVSLLREIERTGSISKAAHNLGMSYKFAWDYVSKIREELGEVVSKRGRETGGSSLTPQLEMVLEIYEEAEVEVRNVLDKYEAKLKELIGDP, from the coding sequence GTGGTAGGAAAGGGAGGGGTCTCTCTCCTGAGAGAGATAGAGAGGACAGGTTCCATATCGAAGGCTGCCCATAACCTAGGTATGTCCTATAAGTTCGCATGGGACTACGTAAGTAAGATTAGAGAAGAGTTGGGAGAGGTGGTGTCTAAGAGGGGAAGGGAAACAGGTGGCTCGTCACTTACACCGCAGTTGGAGATGGTCTTGGAGATATACGAGGAAGCAGAGGTGGAGGTGAGGAACGTCTTAGATAAGTACGAGGCCAAACTCAAGGAGCTAATCGGCGATCCCTGA